The following proteins are encoded in a genomic region of Peromyscus maniculatus bairdii isolate BWxNUB_F1_BW_parent chromosome 12, HU_Pman_BW_mat_3.1, whole genome shotgun sequence:
- the LOC102920774 gene encoding RIMS-binding protein 3-like: MTKDSPTPLGGGRASPKKPGSPGPAAAVLEEQRRELEKLRAELEAERARGRAERRRFATQSRQLRESAEQERQQLADHLRSKWEARRLRELRQLQEEVQREREAEIRQLLRWKEAELRQLQQLLHQERDVIVRQARELQRQLAQELVNRGYCGRSGAPEAPAAQCHCRLQEVLALLRWETDGEQAARIRHLQAALDAERQLFCKYIVDHFRWQPALREPTDPQAAHSLEEPPLEAQSNTRGTPKPARRLGSLESLSSGVRVSSPNDLLPTRASSLEYLATAHSCSLDSTLSCPRASESEIGASSTSVPISDTSSPHPPPQLPSIHRKPTDLQEERPENKPGQDYNELVRQNSELAEALQVLVRRCCDLREALQVLIRRCCGLREENLQLRRAGFSDEADEKVKWFKVKHAELTDLAQRLEDRARKLQETNLRAVSAPVPGESLEDLGQVFARHRAQDLSEQAGVLQAKDLQIEALRRECHLLLALIAADLGSFSLPGEGATCAQWCNINDLDRLQRESQREVLRLQRQLTLHQSKAGGARADAGSLSSPSETARHQVQALEQQLGAQRRECEKLSAQAAAAERRYEETEAQLQAALHKGARLSEENMRLQALATWVKKMAQENSSVPRQQSHARLRQELEANGLLAEQLLQQAGYVQDRWWQLQHYQNKAPSDLQASGKEMQGLQCQPGHPPETLETTQASESQARGSRRSKFKPKSEEHELSLPTRDIQPPVCLSQQENSVTLGEPAGVLQVSDKMPTSQPLDSRPQAKKTSSHSNSSSEVESMWATVPSCLSLDMDTASEVDDLEPDSVSTPLEARSAEAPTTPKLKIFLARYSNNPFEGPREHSQGELPLTAGDYVYVFGDMNEDGFYEGELVNGQRGLVPSNLVEQVSGSPVLSHLLPKSPELGPTALPAEHSKALKKGTLLLGEVQGSLERGLCQVGRADSKTDTAVKILETKTEACWLDLKPSMDEQSFSRPLLEAKGVFCLAPMQLRLQNVTANSATIMWASGSNRYPHVVYLEDEEHTLTPSGVSCYTFQGLHPGTRYRVRVGVQLPRDLLQVLWETMSSTVTFDTPLAGPPDPPLDVLVEHHASPGVLVVSWLPVTIDSAGSSNGVQVTGYAVYVDGFKVTEVADATAGNTLLEFSQLHVPLACQKVSVRTMSLYGESLDSVPAQIPEDCFSCYPFLETPPFSLTDGDPSTCRAVFPVGQQKLVQASLATKPGPHNPGSCEEPQAKFLEAFPEEPPRKHSPVSDLSSEGADKQVQVPTEAWKDYEKGPSCQESSQNHKPPLIFGQSGVEENCSLHLCISGRPTPGFIHLSPEIGPREVACSEKPDLEKALLQKQYAPMLPAHQPGSILCLAADLHHVLEEKEALCLSSRCTEKLGQRKTKVQSGQSPETPGGERECQFEEPTSVLCPVPASKVIKVASGGPEQLGPEANSSVRVFMALFDHSPLVMSVNAKAAEEELVFRKGQLLRVWGSRDPHGFYRGECNGQVGKVPGHLVAEVEVGTEQTGGRWQFPPQGHLHSEAQHEDLERLTNFQGSFGPQGNPRTPTLWTPKTMVAALDYDPRDGRAGVRAKGKLVLRTGDVVTVYGPVDHKGFYYGEYCGHRGLVPAHLLDDLPVHGE; encoded by the coding sequence ATGACAAAGGATTCACCCACCCCCTTGGGTGGTGGCCGCGCGTCGcccaagaagccaggcagccccGGCCCAGCGGCAGCAGTGCTGGAGGAGCAGAGGCGAGAGTTAGAAAAACTGCGGGCAGAGCTGGAGGCCGAGCGCGCGCGCGGCCGGGCGGAACGGCGGCGTTTCGCGACCCAGTCGCGCCAGCTGCGGGAGTCCGCCGAGCAGGAGCGGCAGCAGCTGGCTGACCATCTGCGCTCCAAGTGGGAGGCTCGACGCCTCCGGGAGCTGCGGCAGCTGCAGGAAGAGGTGCAGCGCGAGCGTGAGGCCGAGATCCGGCAGCTGCTGCGCTGGAAGGAGGCAGAGCTTcggcagctgcagcagctgctgcaCCAGGAGCGCGATGTTATAGTGCGCCAGGCTCGGGAGCTTCAGCGCCAACTGGCCCAGGAGCTAGTGAACCGCGGTTACTGCGGACGCTCGGGGGCGCCTGAAGCCCCCGCGGCTCAATGCCACTGTCGCCTGCAGGAAGTGCTGGCGCTGCTGCGCTGGGAGACCGACGGCGAGCAAGCCGCGCGCATCCGCCACCTGCAGGCGGCGCTGGACGCGGAGCGCCAGCTCTTTTGTAAATACATAGTAGATCACTTCCGCTGGCAGCCCGCTTTGCGGGAACCCACGGACCCCCAAGCCGCGCATTCCTTGGAAGAGCCACCCCTGGAAGCCCAGAGCAACACTCGTGGCACCCCAAAGCCTGCTCGTCGACTCGGATCTCTCGAAAGCCTGAGCAGTGGTGTCAGGGTTAGCTCTCCAAACGACCTGCTGCCCACACGCGCCAGTTCCCTCGAATACTTAGCAACAGCACATTCCTGCTCACTCGACAGCACACTGAGTTGTCCCCGGGCTTCTGAGTCCGAGATAGGAGCCTCTTCGACCAGCGTCCCCATCTCAGACACCTCCAGTCCCCATCCGCCGCCCCAGCTACCATCAATACATAGAAAACCTACTGACCTGCAGGAAGAAAGACCTGAGAACAAGCCCGGTCAGGACTACAACGAACTGGTGAGGCAGAACTCAGAGCTGGCCGAGGCATTGCAGGTGCTGGTTCGCCGATGCTGTGACCTGCGCGAGGCATTGCAGGTGCTGATTCGCCGCTGCTGTGGCCTGCGCGAAGAGAACTTGCAGCTGCGGCGCGCGGGCTTCTCCGATGAGGCCGATGAGAAAGTGAAGTGGTTCAAGGTGAAGCACGCAGAGCTGACCGACCTCGCTCAGCGCCTTGAAGACAGGGCCCGCAAGCTGCAGGAGACCAACCTTCGGGCCGTGAGCGCTCCTGTACCTGGTGAGAGCCTCGAGGACCTGGGCCAAGTGTTTGCCCGACATCGCGCTCAGGACCTGTCAGAACAGGCTGGCGTGCTGCAAGCCAAGGACCTGCAGATCGAAGCACTGAGGCGGGAGTGCCACCTGCTGCTGGCGCTCATCGCCGCGGACCTCGGCAGCTTTTCGCTTCCTGGAGAGGGCGCCACCTGCGCGCAATGGTGCAACATCAATGACTTGGACCGGCTGCAGCGTGAGTCTCAGCGGGAAGTGCTGCGTCTGCAAAGACAGTTGACTCTACATCAGAGTAAAGCCGGCGGCGCCCGGGCGGACGCAGGCAGCCTCAGCTCACCCTCCGAGACAGCACGACACCAGGTGCAGGctctggagcagcagctgggtgCACAGCGGCGGGAATGCGAGAAGCTGAGCGCCCAGGCAGCCGCCGCAGAGCGGCGCTACGAGGAGACAGAGGCACAACTGCAGGCTGCGCTGCACAAGGGCGCCAGGCTGTCAGAGGAGAACATGAGGCTGCAGGCTCTGGCCACCTGGGTGAAGAAGATGGCACAGGAGAACAGCAGTGTTCCCCGGCAGCAAAGCCAcgcgaggctgaggcaggaactcGAAGCCAATGGCCTGCTGGCTGAGCAGCTGCTGCAACAAGCGGGATATGTGCAAGACAGGTGGTGGCAGCTGCAGCACTACCAAAATAAAGCCCCGAGTGACCTCCAGGCTTCCGGGAAAGAGATGCAGGGGTTGCAGTGTCAGCCTGGCCACCCCCCGGAGACACTGGAGACCACCCAAGCTTCGGAGTCCCAAGCCAGGGGTAGCAGGAGGTCCAAGTTCAAGCCAAAGTCTGAAGAACATGAATTGTCACTGCCTACCAGAGACATACAACCTCCCGTTTGTCTCTCCCAGCAGGAGAACTCAGTTACCCTTGGGGAACCAGCTGGTGTCCTCCAAGTGTCAGACAAAATGCCTACCAGTCAGCCTCTGGACTCCAGGCCCCAAGCCAAGAAAACCAGTTCACACTCAAACTCCTCCTCCGAGGTAGAGTCCATGTGGGCTACAGTGCCATCTTGCCTTTCTCTGGACATGGACACAGCAAGTGAAGTGGATGACTTAGAACCAGACAGTGTGTCCACTCCCCTGGAAGCGAGGAGCGCTGAGGCCCCCACCACTCCCAAGCTCAAAATCTTCTTGGCTAGGTATAGCAACAATCCGTTTGAAGGGCCTCGTGAGCATTCTCAAGGCGAGCTGCCCCTCACAGCCGGAGATTATGTATATGTCTTTGGGGACATGAATGAGGATGGCTTCTATGAAGGGGAGCTTGTGAATGGGCAGCGAGGGCTAGTGCCCTCCAACTTAGTGGAACAGGTTTCAGGAAGCCCTGTCCTGAGCCACCTACTCCCCAAGTCCCCCGAACTCGGTCCCACTGCACTGCCAGCTGAGCATAGCAAAGCCTTGAAGAAAGGCACCTTATTACTTGGGGAAGTTCAGGGATCACTGGAGAGAGGCCTGTGCCAGGTGGGAAGGGCAGACTCTAAGACAGATACGGCAGTAAAGATTTTGGAAACCAAGACAGAAGCCTGCTGGCTGGACTTGAAACCAAGCATGGATGAGCAGAGTTTCTCCAGACCCCTTCTGGAGGCTAAAGGAGTGTTCTGTCTGGCCCCCATGCAATTACGGCTACAGAATGTCACCGCTAACTCTGCCACGATTATGTGGGCCTCTGGCAGCAATCGATACCCCCATGTGGTGTACCTGGAAGATGAAGAGCATACCCTAACTCCCTCAGGTGTGAGCTGCTACACCTTCCAAGGCCTACATCCTGGCACCCGGTACCGCGTGAGGGTGGGGGTGCAGCTCCCTAGGGACCTGCTGCAGGTGCTCTGGGAAACAATGTCCTCCACTGTAACTTTCGATACACCTCTAGCAGGACCCCCTGACCCTCCTCTGGATGTGCTGGTGGAGCACCATGCCTCGCCAGGTGTCCTGGTGGTCAGCTGGCTCCCCGTGACTATTGACTCAGCTGGGTCCTCCAATGGAGTGCAGGTCACTGGCTACGCTGTGTATGTGGATGGGTTCAAGGTGACAGAAGTTGCTGATGCCACTGCTGGAAACACCTTGCTAGAGTTTTCCCAGCTTCATGTTCCCCTAGCCTGCCAGAAGGTTTCTGTGAGGACCATGTCACTCTATGGTGAGTCTCTGGACTCTGTACCAGCTCAGATCCCCGAGGACTGTTTCTCTTGTTACCCATTCCTGGAGACACCTCCCTTTAGCCTCACAGACGGTGACCCTTCTACCTGTAGAGCTGTTTTCCCTGTTGGTCAGCAGAAGCTGGTACAAGCTTCTCTGGCTACCAAGCCCGGCCCCCATAACCCTGGAAGCTGTGAGGAGCCTCAGGCTAAGTTTCTAGAAGCATTCCCTGAGGAACCCCCAAGGAAGCATTCACCAGTATCGGACCTGAGCTCAGAGGGGGCAGACAAGCAAGTCCAGGTACCTACGGAAGCCTGGAAGGACTATGAGAAGGGCCCATCTTGTCAGGAGAGTTCCCAGAACCACAAGCCACCTCTGATCTTTGGCCAGTCTGGGGTGGAAGAAAACTGCTCCCTGCACTTGTGCATCAGTGGGAGACCCACCCCAGGATTCATCCATCTCTCCCCGGAGATTGGGCCCAGGGAAGTAGCGTGTTCAGAGAAGCCTGACCTTGAGAAAGCCCTTCTTCAAAAGCAGTACGCCCCGATGCTGCCCGCTCACCAGCCAGGCTCCATCCTGTGCCTGGCAGCTGACCTCCATCACGTTCTGGAGGAGAAGGAGGCTCTGTGTTTAAGTTCTCGGTGCACAGAGAAGCTAGGACAAAGAAAGACCAAGGTCCAAAGTGGACAAAGCCCGGAGACTCCAGGAGGCGAGAGAGAGTGCCAGTTTGAGGAGCCTACCTCAGTGCTGTGCCCAGTGCCAGCCAGCAAAGTCATTAAGGTGGCCAGTGGTGGCCCTGAGCAGCTGGGGCCAGAAGCTAACAGCTCAGTCAGGGTCTTTATGGCCCTCTTTGATCACAGCCCCCTGGTGATGTCTGTCAACGCCAAGGCCGCAGAGGAGGAGCTGGTATTCAGGAAAGGGCAGTTGCTGAGAGTGTGGGGCTCACGGGATCCCCATGGCTTCTACCGTGGAGAGTGCAATGGACAAGTGGGCAAAGTCCCTGGGCACCTGGTAGCTGAGGTAGAGGTGGGCACTGAGCAGACTGGGGGGAGGTGGCAGTTTCCACCACAAGGGCACCTGCATTCCGAGGCTCAGCATGAAGACTTGGAGCGGCTAACCAACTTCCAGGGATCTTTCGGGCCTCAAGGGAACCCCAGAACACCCACTCTGTGGACCCCAAAGACAATGGTGGCAGCTCTGGACTATGACCCCAGGGATGGCAGAGCAGGGGTCCGGGCAAAGGGCAAGCTGGTGCTGAGGACTGGTGATGTGGTCACAGTTTATGGGCCTGTGGACCATAAGGGGTTCTACTATGGTGAGTATTGTGGCCACAGAGGCCTGGTCCCAGCCCACCTGCTGGATGACCTGCCTGTCCATGGAGAGTAA